The following coding sequences lie in one Cupriavidus taiwanensis LMG 19424 genomic window:
- the tnpB gene encoding IS66 family insertion sequence element accessory protein TnpB (TnpB, as the term is used for proteins encoded by IS66 family insertion elements, is considered an accessory protein, since TnpC, encoded by a neighboring gene, is a DDE family transposase.), which translates to MFRFDEGLKVYLHREAVDFRKSINGLSALVEQSLGLDPFAQAVYVFRNRRADRIKLLGWDRNGYWLFLKRLEADRFAWPRGAAVATLSVEQLHWLLDGIDISAVQRHPPRHYQRAV; encoded by the coding sequence ATGTTCCGCTTCGACGAAGGGCTGAAGGTCTACCTGCACCGGGAAGCTGTGGATTTCCGCAAGAGTATCAATGGTCTGTCGGCGCTGGTCGAGCAGTCGCTGGGGCTCGATCCGTTCGCACAAGCGGTCTACGTGTTTCGCAATCGACGAGCCGATAGGATCAAGCTGCTTGGCTGGGACCGGAACGGATATTGGCTCTTTTTGAAACGACTTGAGGCAGACCGTTTTGCTTGGCCGCGTGGGGCGGCAGTGGCGACGCTCTCGGTCGAGCAACTTCACTGGCTGCTGGACGGCATCGACATCAGTGCCGTCCAGCGGCACCCGCCGCGACATTACCAACGGGCCGTGTGA
- the tnpA gene encoding IS66-like element accessory protein TnpA — MRVRRNGKRDYEPVAKRRLIELCLRPGASVAGMALKAQVNANQLRKWIRLHRESRAVEHGSLAAFVPVVQGIRSPEVEAVVTAPRRTTAVAVEPQPQPSRSVALLSAKLPNGVAIELACGERDGELVKAMIEALGAS; from the coding sequence GTGCGTGTCCGGCGCAATGGGAAACGCGATTACGAGCCGGTGGCCAAGCGGCGTTTGATTGAGCTGTGTCTTCGGCCTGGCGCATCGGTGGCAGGCATGGCGCTCAAGGCTCAAGTCAATGCCAATCAACTGCGCAAATGGATTCGGCTGCATCGGGAATCGAGGGCAGTGGAACACGGTTCGCTGGCGGCGTTCGTGCCGGTTGTTCAGGGAATCCGATCCCCTGAAGTCGAAGCTGTGGTCACTGCGCCGCGTCGCACGACGGCCGTGGCAGTTGAACCGCAACCTCAGCCGTCGCGATCAGTCGCGCTGCTGAGTGCGAAGTTGCCAAACGGCGTAGCGATTGAGCTCGCATGCGGTGAGCGTGACGGTGAACTCGTAAAGGCGATGATCGAAGCGTTGGGGGCGAGCTGA
- a CDS encoding IS5 family transposase codes for MRGADTFTESLFTMRRLEDFVPQSHPLRSIRTMANQALVKMDRLFAQMYEADIKGGRPSIAPEKLLRAMLLQVLYSIRSERQLMEQTQYNLLFRWFIGLSMDDSVWVPTVFTKNRERLIKHDAVIQFFNEVLAIAQKKNWLSGEHFSVDGTLIQAWAGHKSFVRKDGDDQDDDAGGNFKGRKRSNETHESKTDPDAKLYRKGKTSSELRYMGHTLSDNRHGLVVSAMVTKADGHAEREAAKVMLNDARQVIEDLNVEVTVGADKGYDAHEFIEACLEMKVTPHVAQNTSGRRSAVADAIASSAGYAVSQQKRKLIEQGFGWVKTVGRMRQVMVRGLKKVDQMFVLSMAAYHLVRMRSLGQIRPQLQ; via the coding sequence ATGCGCGGCGCAGATACCTTCACGGAAAGCTTGTTCACTATGCGGAGGCTGGAGGATTTCGTGCCGCAGTCCCATCCGCTGCGCTCGATCCGGACTATGGCCAACCAGGCGCTGGTGAAGATGGACCGGCTGTTCGCGCAGATGTACGAGGCCGATATCAAGGGTGGCCGCCCCAGTATCGCGCCGGAGAAGTTGCTGCGGGCCATGCTGCTGCAGGTGCTCTACAGCATTCGCTCTGAGCGCCAGCTCATGGAGCAGACGCAATACAACCTGCTGTTTCGCTGGTTCATCGGGCTGTCGATGGACGACTCAGTTTGGGTGCCCACGGTCTTCACCAAGAACCGCGAGCGACTGATCAAGCATGATGCGGTGATCCAGTTTTTCAACGAGGTGCTGGCCATCGCGCAGAAGAAGAACTGGCTGTCGGGTGAGCACTTCAGCGTGGACGGCACGCTGATACAGGCGTGGGCAGGCCACAAGAGCTTCGTGCGCAAGGATGGCGACGACCAAGACGATGACGCCGGCGGCAACTTCAAAGGTCGCAAGCGCAGCAACGAGACACACGAATCCAAGACCGATCCCGATGCCAAGCTCTACCGCAAGGGCAAGACATCCAGTGAGCTGCGCTACATGGGTCATACCCTGAGCGACAACCGCCATGGCCTGGTGGTTAGCGCCATGGTGACCAAGGCGGACGGACACGCCGAGCGGGAGGCCGCAAAGGTCATGCTTAACGATGCCAGGCAGGTGATTGAAGACCTGAATGTGGAAGTCACCGTGGGCGCGGACAAGGGCTATGACGCGCACGAGTTCATTGAGGCCTGCCTGGAAATGAAGGTGACGCCCCACGTGGCGCAGAACACATCGGGTCGTCGCTCGGCCGTTGCTGATGCCATTGCTTCCAGCGCCGGTTATGCCGTCTCGCAACAAAAGCGCAAGCTGATCGAACAGGGCTTCGGGTGGGTCAAGACCGTGGGGCGCATGCGTCAGGTGATGGTGCGCGGTCTGAAGAAAGTCGATCAGATGTTTGTGCTGAGCATGGCCGCCTACCACCTCGTGCGCATGCGCTCGCTGGGACAAATCCGTCCGCAGTTGCAGTAA
- the tnpC gene encoding IS66 family transposase translates to MSSTPVTITAAELQLLRNAAKERDALKGKLRVVTVERDLLLERLKAFQRKLFGATSEVRGSQQKDLFLNEAETLAPTAATLPAQEEEGTPEIEVAGHKRKKRGRKPLDPALPRVPMRHELPESERVCQHDGQALVEIGVEISEQLDIIPQQVRVIQHQRVKYACPCCDGSIKVTPAPARIIPKGLLTESALAWCITSKYQDALPLYRQAALLHRFGGDLSRSTLAASVVRVGEAVQPIINLMRDHLLDDDLVHGDETTVQVLKKPGKLAQTKSYLWAQMNGSGPPVRLFAYSPTRSTKHAAELYAGIKPGTVLMTDGYDSYDKVAHANRRIHLGCWAHARRYMIEAEEALPKEQRGGEHPITQFIALIAKLFAVEARTREMKPEQRQQIRAEQSRPVLDEIEAMLLQHLHTVLPRSKFGEALHYFHNQWPKLVRYVENGAWPISNNVIENSIRPFTVGRRNWLFCDTVAGANASANLYSIIETCKANGVDTYRYLVALFKALPLAKTADDYEALLPWNLKTSAV, encoded by the coding sequence ATGTCGTCAACGCCTGTCACGATTACCGCCGCGGAACTCCAGCTCTTGCGCAATGCCGCCAAGGAGCGCGATGCGCTCAAAGGCAAACTGCGCGTGGTGACGGTCGAGCGTGACCTGCTGCTCGAGAGGCTCAAGGCCTTCCAGCGCAAGCTGTTCGGCGCCACGAGCGAGGTTCGGGGATCGCAGCAGAAGGACCTGTTCCTCAATGAAGCCGAGACGCTGGCGCCAACGGCGGCGACACTTCCGGCACAGGAAGAAGAAGGTACGCCAGAGATTGAGGTGGCCGGTCACAAGCGCAAGAAGCGCGGCCGCAAGCCGTTGGACCCGGCGCTTCCCCGCGTGCCAATGCGCCACGAACTGCCGGAGTCAGAGCGGGTGTGCCAGCATGATGGACAAGCTCTGGTTGAGATTGGCGTGGAGATCAGCGAGCAACTCGACATCATCCCCCAGCAGGTCCGAGTGATCCAGCACCAGCGTGTCAAGTACGCGTGCCCGTGCTGCGACGGCAGTATCAAGGTGACGCCCGCCCCCGCACGCATCATCCCCAAGGGCTTGCTGACTGAATCCGCGCTAGCCTGGTGCATCACCTCCAAGTACCAAGACGCGCTGCCACTGTACCGCCAGGCCGCCTTGCTGCACCGCTTCGGCGGCGACCTCTCGCGCAGTACATTGGCCGCCAGCGTAGTACGTGTCGGCGAGGCCGTGCAGCCCATCATCAACCTGATGCGCGACCATCTGCTGGACGATGACCTTGTGCACGGCGACGAAACTACCGTCCAGGTGCTCAAGAAGCCCGGCAAGCTTGCCCAGACCAAAAGTTACCTCTGGGCGCAGATGAATGGATCAGGCCCGCCGGTACGGCTGTTTGCTTACAGCCCAACGCGGTCAACGAAACATGCTGCGGAGCTCTATGCCGGCATCAAGCCAGGAACGGTGTTGATGACCGACGGGTACGACTCATACGACAAGGTCGCGCACGCGAATCGACGGATCCATCTTGGATGCTGGGCTCATGCCCGTCGTTACATGATTGAGGCCGAGGAGGCTCTGCCCAAGGAGCAGCGCGGTGGCGAACATCCAATCACGCAGTTCATCGCGCTCATCGCCAAGCTCTTTGCTGTCGAGGCTCGGACTCGCGAGATGAAACCAGAGCAGCGCCAGCAGATCCGTGCCGAGCAGAGTCGGCCTGTGCTAGACGAAATCGAAGCCATGCTGTTGCAGCACCTGCACACCGTGTTGCCGCGAAGCAAGTTCGGCGAGGCACTACACTACTTCCATAACCAGTGGCCCAAGCTCGTCCGTTACGTCGAGAACGGCGCCTGGCCGATATCGAACAATGTGATTGAGAATTCGATCAGGCCGTTCACCGTAGGGCGCCGGAACTGGCTCTTCTGTGACACCGTGGCTGGCGCGAACGCAAGCGCGAATCTGTACTCGATCATTGAGACCTGCAAGGCCAATGGCGTCGATACGTACCGCTATCTCGTCGCCTTGTTCAAGGCGCTGCCGCTCGCGAAGACCGCTGACGACTACGAGGCCTTGCTGCCTTGGAATCTCAAGACATCCGCTGTTTAG